Within Vibrio campbellii CAIM 519 = NBRC 15631 = ATCC 25920, the genomic segment TTTTCGACGATCATTCATCATAAAAGAGGAAGTTGTCTTTACCAGTGCATTTGACTTGATATAGCGCCTTATCTGATTTCGACATCACATCATCAATCTGGTGTTCATCCGCTTTGTGGCAAACTCCAATAGAGACAGTAACTCGAAGCTTAACCTGCTCGTCGCCAAACAATGCCTGCCTTATTTCATTGAGTGTACTTTTTAAGAAATCTTCAACTCGCAGCTTAGACACGTCCCCATGCATAAACAAAGCAAACTCCTCGCCACCAAAACGGAACAGTTGGTCCGAGTCTCGACAGTATGATTTTAAGAGCTGACAAACTTGACTGATCACCATATCGCCATATTGGTGCCCATGGGTATCATTGATTTGCTTGAAGTCATCAATATCAACAAGAAGAAAATAGCCCGAACCAAAAGTATGTTTGGTCTTCAGGTAATAGTTTTTGTTGAACGCACCAGAAAGCGCGTCGATGTTCATTGCAACATTGAGCTTTCGATTATACCTGCCGATCAAAATAGCCACAGGCACTCCAAACAATACGGCCAGACCAATGTATCTTAGCAAGAACCAGGTGACGTCAATTGAGGCGACCTTCAGCCCATAGATATCCCCAACTTTGTAATTGAAACCGTCGTCGCGACCATACATCTCGATTTGTTCGGCCATCGCCGTGTCTACAGAACCATGGCACTGAACACATGATGGCTCTACAACGATCGGATCATAACGCGTAAGATAAACATTGCTATTTTCAAGATATACACGATAGACCCTTGATATCTCATCACTCTCTAAGACAGAAGTCTCCCGTTTATTCGCAAGGTTTTCACGGTTAGTTGGGTTGAGGCTCACTTCTTTATAATTTGCCATGTCAGAAAGTGCATTGAGCTCTTTAGTCATGTGCACTGTCACGTAACTAGGAACGTTGAAAGGAAACTGTGTGGTAGAAGAATAGTTAGGCATCGACGTGAAGTTTCTGATCGATTGAGAGAAATCAATAAGTGTATCTATTCGACTTACGGCTGAGATTTTGAAATCCATCCACATCAACAACGCTGTTGCAGCAACAATTAGCAATCGAATAATATGTTTCACGTTAGTCAGCCCACTAAAATCGAAGAGTATATACCCTAGGGCTAAAAGGTGCAGGTTTCATCACTATGTTAGTGACATAAGTTCAAGGAAGTCGCTCTGCACCATAGAGAGCGACCTCCTAGATTTTTTATCCAACAATCCTCTGTATTAAAAAATAAGACTTCCCTTACATTAAGATTTAGATATCTCGACTAAAGATTCTATCTCAGTAATCTGAGACCATATATCCATGAGAATCATATGTTCAAACGGACGCCAGCGAATTTCGGGCAATGATAAAACGTGACTGAGTTGTTCATTTACCTCTCTCCAATATTGGTCTCCAAGATAGACATCCTCGGGCACCGACTGGGTTAAATAATAACGATGCGTCGCTCCCTGATATAGCGTCCAGTTAGAGATAACATCTTTCTCATCCGAATACGGTAAGGCTTGAGCCCAAGGCTGACGAGAGTAGTACATGTATGTTTTATCTAAAAAAGCACTAAACAACACACCTTGAGGCTGAGAAGGCCAAATGGCTTGCTGCCACTGCAAAGGTAGGAAGTTGAGCGATTGATGTTGACGCTGTTCATATTGAAATCGAAATATAAAATCGCCAAGTTTCGTCCAAGCGGTTTGGATATCTTCTTTAAACATCCTATTTCTTATCAATTGAAACAAAAACGGTTTAGCCTGTTCCGCTGATAAGTGACTTGGGATCTTCTCGAAAATCTCAAACAACTCTGGCATGTCTTTTTTAATCACTTCCAACGAAGGGTTACCTTTATAGGGCAAAGCTGACAGACTTAGATCTTCTCTATTTTGCCACTGTTGCCAAAGATTTATATAAGGCTCATCAAGCTCAACGTTTGTCCATCCACGCCTAACACGCTCGTTGATATAACTGCTCAAATCGATGTTGTCCAAGGGCTCAGACAGCTTTTGTAAAAGTGGATCAGAGTCTTCATCAAAAAAGACTTCTCTGCCTTCATAAAATTGGCAAGAGTACACCCCGCAGATCAGCTCTCCTTCCCCAACAAGAAATCGCCCTGTTCGCTGCTCCTCTTCGGTAGCACGTCGCTGTAAAATCGACAAAGAAAAGTTGTCTATCGCGATGCGGCGCGCACGTTGATACAAATACAGTCGATAGCTTCGAATACTTCCACTGTTTAGTGTGGAACTAACAAGAGTATCAATACTATTGCGCTGAATTTCGAATATCTTTTCCCGCCATTCAATAATATGGCTCACTGCATTCTCTATAATATTTTGTTTATACGCGAGGATATCGCCACGGACTTTGTCGATATGTGGATATTTTCCGATACCATAAAGTTGCCCGACATTTCCCATTAACATTCGATAGCTACATGCCCTCAAATTGTTAATAGCTCCACTAGATACAACACCCAAATTATTAAGTTCCTCCCGAACCTCTAACTTTGGGTTGATACAAGCTTGCTCACCAAATTTCTGAATCACGTGCGGTGGACGGTTATACAAATCCAACATTGTGCTGGCGTATTCGATATCAATTGCAGAAAACATTTTATTGATGACCTCCTGCAACTCTAAAACTTTAGCACTATACGTTGCGTCATAGTGAAGTAATTGAATAGAGGCAAGCCTCTTAGTCAACTCGATAATATGCTGCTTTAATTGTTCATGTTGATGCTCAATGGATTCTGCAGACGCGGTGTTTAACCTTTGGAGTACGGTTTCTTGTCCATAGCTGTAGTGCCCATTTTTCAGCCATTGATTAAGCCGCTTTTCTGGGTTGTCCAATGTAGAAAGGTAATCATAGTACCCAATAGCAAAACCGACAAAAGGGATAGGCTCAGCAGTAACACTCAGTCGGTGTAATTCGCTTGCAGAGTCATCCCACATGGTCCTCGTTAAATCTTCAACCCAAGGTGCGAAAAAAACAATATCTAGCACGCTTGAAAAAGCCCTACCTCCATTTTTAGCTAGCTGCCAAAGAGCTTGACGTTCAGAAACGCGCTCCAATTGGGCAATTCTTTTTGCACTGTTGGGCTGACTATTTTTACTATCTATGACCGCTGTCACTCCAGCCCAATGTTCAGCAAACATGCCTTCGTCGCTTACAGGAAGCATTAGGCTTGGAATTTTATCCAATGCTGCAACTTCCTTAACATCAGTAAGTTCACTCTCAAATTCATAGTCCAACCGAGCCAGCCACTCGTGCTCTTCTTCAAGTGTTTCAGAGCCAAGATTACAAGTTTCCAATGCATTGGCATTCAAGCTTACGCAAAAACCAATGAACAATATTAAATTTTTGATCTTCATTACAGGCTCCAACACTTTTTTGACTTCGGTAATGTAGAGTTTGCCACTAGCGTTACATTTTCTCTCTCTGCGAGCTTAGACCAGCGCAAACGGTTCGCGTATATCACACTTGGATTGGGTTGATCTGATCTCACGATCCGATTGACTAATAGTTTTTGAGAGCTGCCAGCAATACTTTCAGACATCGCCAACGCGGAAATATCGTCATTGGTCGAAATCAGGACCACTTGTTCCGATTGAGCTAACAAATCTCTGCCCTCATTACTAATTTGATCTGCGTTTATTTGAATGACAGAAGATGAGGTATTGCCTTTTTTAATACTATCCGCGGCCTTTTCAATCGTTGCTACTGTTAGGCGCTTTTCCACCTCTGTTAACGATGAAAAATTATCACCTTCGAGAAGAATAACTTTACGATCCGCCTTGATGGCTAATTCAAGGGCGGTACGTAACACTTTATCGAGTTTTGGGAAGCCATTTTTTCGTTCAATTAAGCTTGTGCTTATTAGTAGAAGAGATTGAGGGCTATTATGGAGTGCCTCACTTACTTTTGTCGTACTGAGTGCTGTTGAGCTCAATACTCCGGAGGTAGTTTGTTTTACGCTTTTTAACGTTATATCGGTCGGAGTTGATGAGTAATCAATCATAGAACCCGGCCAATACATGTCACGAGCTTCATTTCCAAACTCTTTAGATAAATGGTATTCGGATACTGGCACTTCAGATTTCAAACGTTGAATATTAGTTTTAACGCGAGCGTAATCAGCCTTAGATACCGATTTATTCTTTAATGCTTCTTCCCAAACATTCATCACGCTTTCTCTTCTTTCGATAGACGATTGGCGAGAAGTAGTGAGTGTTTTTAACTTTGTACTCCCTTTTTGGTAGGAGAGTCCTGTCGCCTCTATCTCACGTGTCATTAAGCTAAATTCAACCACCTCTCCCTCTGTAAACTCTTCTCCATTATGAGTTGTACCAGCGACAGGAGCATGATGACGAATTCGTTGCGTACCCGTAGGTAAGCCGCCAGTTAAATAGTCACGAGCATGTATAAGTTCATGCCCGAGTGCTATTGAAGGTTCAATAATGGTTGAGCTACCTGGGATTAAAACTGCATTATCGATGTCAAAATAGATTACTGCAGGAACACCAAGCCCATTTGATTGATAATTAACAAATTCAGGGGAGGCGATTAGAGGTTCTGTGACAAACTGCTTTCCGCCCCTAGGTGGCCTTATTACAACGTGAATCTTTTCTATAGTACCATCAACTTGACCTTCGGTATGGAACGCTAAAGCACGCTCTTTGTTTGGCAGTGCAAGCGGGGCATAATGAGAGTTTTGGTTGATAATGGCTCTCCCTGTGCGAGTCTGCTTTAAGTTTTCAAATAGAGTTGCAATTCCGAGAACGAACTCCTCCGAATGCGCTTGTACATAGATTCCATTTTCTACCTTAAATAAATAACCGTCTTTACTCTCTATATCAATAATGTTTTCCCCATCGGGGGGACCAAAATAAACCGATGCCTCAACCGACATTGATAAAAAGAGTGGAGCAATTGCGAATAATATTTTCATAGTGTTTTTTTCATATAAAGGGTTACGTGATTTACTTTCTCCTAAAATACGTTGTGACATCCATTCACTTTTCTTCATGAGGGGATAGAAAATATAGCCCCCCGTTGGGAGCTATAAATTACGTAGTGCGGAGAACCTTATGGATTGAAAAGCAGCGGTTAGACTTTGAATCAAAGGGAATAAAAATCCCTTCTTACCCGAAATCTCGCTTTTTATACTCAGAAAAACCTAAAATACCGATGAAAACATATGTAAAAACGCAGATATTTAGCTCTAACTAAACTGGGGAAACTTTGGTAAAAAAACACCAAAACATGCTTAACACAGATACATTAACAGGATAAATATTGACTGTCATGATGTAAAAGTAACTACTAAACCAAAGAAA encodes:
- a CDS encoding diguanylate cyclase; the protein is MWMDFKISAVSRIDTLIDFSQSIRNFTSMPNYSSTTQFPFNVPSYVTVHMTKELNALSDMANYKEVSLNPTNRENLANKRETSVLESDEISRVYRVYLENSNVYLTRYDPIVVEPSCVQCHGSVDTAMAEQIEMYGRDDGFNYKVGDIYGLKVASIDVTWFLLRYIGLAVLFGVPVAILIGRYNRKLNVAMNIDALSGAFNKNYYLKTKHTFGSGYFLLVDIDDFKQINDTHGHQYGDMVISQVCQLLKSYCRDSDQLFRFGGEEFALFMHGDVSKLRVEDFLKSTLNEIRQALFGDEQVKLRVTVSIGVCHKADEHQIDDVMSKSDKALYQVKCTGKDNFLFYDE